The following proteins are encoded in a genomic region of Zea mays cultivar B73 chromosome 9, Zm-B73-REFERENCE-NAM-5.0, whole genome shotgun sequence:
- the LOC100192049 gene encoding MACPF domain-containing protein At1g14780-like — MARSREVAGWGTVAGGGGAAAVEKAVRCLGRGVDMTGDLRLKHCKDAGGCLVVRSAGRKAAEKAVVPGFGVVADLPADVRCGKGDRIRFRSDVLEFNKMSEAFNHRNSLAGKIPSGLFNSCFDLESGSWAEDAAATKCLAFDGYFISLLDLRLDCRPLALADHVVGDVPAAWDPAAIASFIERYGTHIVVGLGLGGQDVVYVKQDRSSPLSPSEIKEHLDRLGDQLFTGTCTLPPSNRKLREHKSKVPEAFNVFDAQVTQQGLQGIMATPVSCKEGVTVIHSKRGGNAAASDHSEWLLTVPATPDAISFKLVPITSLLKGVSGVGFLSHAINLYLRYKPPTGELRYFLDFQHHRLWAPVLGDLPLGPCSNRQAPSPALNFSLVGSKLYVSSSEVVVPRLPVTGMRLHLEGKKNNRLGIHLQHLSNTPAFIGGTPANEQPPAAVWRGSETISDARYYEPVQWRMFAHVCTVPVKYDPRWAGAGAGPPSAYVVSGAQLHVKAHDSTNILHLRLLYARLPGHAVVQSRWAHGAATRLSSGRGSFFLSKSLASGSGGVDKEQQHPGRVHVDSGVFAGGPPVPVGTQRLLRFVDTSQVTMGPQDSPGYWLVTGAKLDVEKGKISLRVKFSLLAPVS, encoded by the exons ATGGCTAGGAGCAGAGAGGTGGCGGGCTGGGGCACGGTGGCCGGAGGAGGCGGCGCGGCGGCCGTGGAGAAGGCGGTGCGGTGCCTCGGCAGGGGCGTCGACATGACGGGCGACCTGAGGCTGAAGCACTGCAAGGACGCGGGGGGCTGCCTGGTCGTCCGGAGCGCCGGGAGGAAGGCGGCGGAGAAGGCCGTCGTGCCGGGCTTCGGCGTCGTCGCCGACCTGCCCGCCGACGTCAGGTGCGGCAAGggcgaccggatcaggttcaggtCCGACGTGCTCGAGTTCAACAAG ATGTCGGAGGCGTTCAACCACCGGAATTCGCTGGCGGGGAAGATCCCGTCGGGGCTCTTCAACTCCTGCTTCGACCTGGAGAGCGGCTCGTGGGCGGAGGACGCCGCCGCCACCAAGTGCCTCGCCTTCGACGGCTACTTCATCTCGCTCCTGGACCTCCGCCTCGACTGCCGGCCGCTCGCCCTCGCCGACCACGTCGTCGGCGACGTGCCGGCGGCATGGGACCCGGCAGCCATAGCAAG TTTCATCGAGAGGTACGGGACCCACATCGTTGTCGGGCTGGGCTTGGGTGGGCAGGACGTGGTGTACGTGAAGCAGGACAGGTCGTCTCCGCTGTCCCCGTCCGAGATCAAGGAGCACCTCGACAGGCTCGGTGACCAGCTCTTCACCGGGACCTGCACCCTGCCCCCTTCCAACCGCAAACTCAGGGAACACAAATCTAAG GTCCCTGAGGCGTTCAATGTGTTCGATGCCCAAGTGACACAGCAAGGGCTCCAAGGAATAATGGCTACTCCAGTGTCCTGCAAAGAG GGCGTGACGGTGATACACTCCAAGAGGGGAGGGAACGCGGCGGCGAGCGACCACTCGGAGTGGCTGCTCACCGTGCCCGCGACGCCGGACGCGATAAGCTTCAAGCTCGTGCCCATCACGTCCCTCCTCAAGGGCGTGAGCGGCGTCGGCTTCCTCTCCCACGCCATCAACCTGTATCTCAGAT ACAAACCTCCGACAGGCGAGCTGAGGTACTTCCTGGACTTCCAGCACCACAGACTGTGGGCTCCAGTGCTCGGTGACCTGCCACTTGGGCCCTGCTCCAACCGGCAGGCTCCTAGTCCGGCCTTGAACTTCAGCCTCGTCGGTTCCAAGCTCTACGTCAGCTCGAGCGAG GTGGTTGTTCCAAGACTACCCGTCACCGGGATGAGACTACATCTGGAGGGCAAGAAAAATAACCG CCTAGGCATCCACCTGCAGCATCTGTCCAACACCCCAGCGTTCATCGGCGGAACACCGGCCAATGAGCAGCCGCCGGCGGCGGTGTGGCGCGGGTCGGAGACGATCTCCGACGCGCGGTACTACGAGCCGGTCCAGTGGAGGATGTTCGCGCACGTGTGCACGGTGCCGGTGAAGTACGACCCTCGCtgggccggcgccggcgccggcccgCCGTCGGCGTACGTCGTCTCCGGCGCGCAGCTCCACGTCAAGGCCCACGACTCGACCAACATCCTGCACCTCAGGCTCCTGTACGCCCGGCTGCCGGGCCACGCCGTGGTGCAGTCCAGGTGGGCGCACGGCGCCGCCACCAGGCTGTCATCGGGCAGAGGGAGCTTCTTCCTGTCCAAGTCGCTGGCCTCGGGCTCCGGCGGCGTCGACAAGGAGCAGCAGCACCCGGGGAGGGTTCACGTCGACTCCGGCGTGTTCGCCGGAGGGCCGCCCGTGCCTGTCGGGACCCAGAGGCTGCTCAGGTTTGTGGACACGTCTCAGGTCACCATGGGGCCGCAGGACAGTCCTGGGTACTGGCTGGTCACTGGCGCCAAGCTGGACGTTGAGAAGGGGAAGATCTCACTCCGCGTCAAGTTCTCGCTGCTCGCTCCAGTTTCTTGA